The DNA segment ATGGCTTCTGCAGTAAAAGCGGTATCAGGTGCCGCAGAAAGAAAATTTCCTCCCATGCAGAACATAAATTTCACTTTTCCTTCGTGCATTGCTTTCAGCGCATTTACTACATCATATCCTCCTTTTCTCGGAACGTTAAAACCATAATATTCCTGCAGCTTGTCTAACTGTTCTTTTGTGGGATGGTGATTGATAAGTAAGGTCCTGTTTCCCTGAACATTGCTGTGACCACGGACCGGACAGACTCCTCCCCCGCGAATCCCGATGCTTCCCTTCATTAATAAAAGGTTTACAATATTATAGATCATTTCCACACCGTTATGCTGCTGCGTAATTCCCATTCCCCAACAAATAATGATGCGTTTTTTTGAAGCAATCATATGTGCTGCTTCCTTCAAATTTTCTACCGCAATTCCGCATTGTTCCGACAAAAAATTTATGTCATACCGTTTTAATTCTTCAGTCAGGACTTCAAAACCTGCTGTTTTATTCGTTATAAAATCATGATCAAGAACTTTTCCCGGATTTTTCGTTTCTTCTTCCAAAACAAGGATTTGAAGCGCTTTTAAAAGTGCCATATCTCCGTTGATCTTTACGGGAAGATGTAAATCTGATAATTCAAAAGGCTTATTCAGTAATGCGCGGACATTCTGAGGATCTTTAAAGCCCTTCAGACCGGCTTCCGGCAGTGGATTAATTCCTATAATTTTCGCTCCGTTTTTCTTTCCTTTTGTAAGGGCAGAAAGCATTCTCGGTGAGTTGGTTCCCGGATTTTGTCCGATAATAATAATTAAATCAGTATCATAAAAGTCTTCCAGTTTTACAGTTCCCTTTCCTATTCCGATACTTCTGGAAAGTGCATAGCCTGAAGTTTCATGGCACATATTGGAGCAGTCCGGAAAATTATTGGTCCCGAATTCCCTGGCAAATAGCTGATACACCCACGTTGCCTCATTACTCGTTCTTCCTGAGGTGTAAAATATGGCTTCATCCGGCGAATCCAGTGCGTTTAATTTTTCTGAAATTTTTGCAAAGGCATCATTCCAGCTTATCGGCTGATAATGTGTTCCTCCTTGCGGAAGATACATCGGTTCTGCAATCCTTCCCAGCTGGCTGATTTCAAAATCTGTCATTTTTGCTAAATCATATACAGAATTTTCTTTAAAAAAACCTGCACCGATTTTTTTTGAAGTAGCTTCTTCTGCCAAAGCTTTGGCTCCGTTTTCGCAATATTCTCCTAATTTAGAACGCTCATCATCCGGATCGGGCCAGGCACAACTGGGACAATCGAATCCGTTAAACTGATTCATGCTGAAAAGTGCTCTTCCGCCGCGAAGAACAGAAGCATTAAGAACAAGCTGATCTATGGAATGGATAACGGCGGGAACTCCCGCTGCCCAATTTTTCGGAGACTTTATTTTAAGGTCCGCTAACTGATATGGAGATTCCGCAGAAGGTGTTTTGCTGCTTTCTTCTTTTTTACTGAACAGATCTTTGTTTTCCATGATTTTCTACATTTAAAAAAATGAAAGACTTAACATTTAATATTCGGATTAGGATAATTGTCGCTTTGATCTTCCAGGGTGTTATCAATACAGACAAAATCTTTTTCCACCAAAATCTTTACCAAACCGGATTGTCCTTCAAAACCTACTCTATCGGTAGAAATCCACTCATCAATCATGGTTTCAGGCATTTTCAGAATAATTTTATTTTCAATGAAAACTGTTGAAAGTTCCGAATCTTCTGTTTTTTCAATAGCATAGACAAAAGAACGGTTGATGAATGCTGTAGTGTTTGAAATCTTTCCGCTTTTTCCTAATTCTGCTACTTCGGATTGAGTTAAACGGTATCTTACTGAATGGTCTTTAATTCTTATTTTCATAATAAATTTTCAATTTTAAAATGGCTTCCGCAGTGGTAAATATTAAATCGGTTGTTGCGCAGAAAGCCTAATAAAGTCATATCGAATTCTTTTGCAAGTTCTATTGCCAGACTTGATGGGGCTCCTATTGCAGCAACAGTTGTAATTCCCGCCATTGCGGCTTTCTGAATCAGCTCAAAGCTTGCTCTCCCGCTGAGAAGCAAAATTTTATTGCCCAGTGGAAGTAAATTTGCAGACAGCGCATATCCTATAAGTTTATCCAAAGCATTATGTCTTCCCACATCTTCGCGTAAGGCAAGAAGGTTACCTTCCAAATCAAAAATACCGGCAGCGTGTATACTACCGGTGATGCTAAAATTATTCTGAAACGACTGCAGCTTTTCAGACAGCTGATACAGTATTTCCAGAGAAACTTCCGTATTTTCTTTTTTATGTTCTTTAAAAATGCTCACTGTTTTAATGGATTCTATGGAAGCCTTTCCACAAACACCACAGCTGGAAGTAGTATAAAAATTTCTTTCCACTTTCATAAGTTCAGGAACGAAAGATTCATTCAGTTCGACAATGATGCTATTTTCGCTGTTCTTTGAACATGCATTCTCCGGATAACAGATGGTTTTTATCTGCTCGTTACCCGTAATAATTCCTTCTGTAAATAAAAACCCGACCGCCAGTTCCGGGTCATTTCCGGGGGTTCTCATGGTGACCGATATATTTTTAGATTCTTTTTTACCCGATAAATAATATATAATCCTTATTTCCAAAGGTTCTTCCACAGAGACATCATCTGTATAACGAAGACAGGTGCTATCCTTTACCTTAACGATTTCTATCTGCTTTACTGATGTACCTGATAACAGATGCGCTTTCATAATTTATAACAATTGTAAATAAAGGTACAAATTTTATCTATCAAATAAAAAATGGGCCGAAATCATTTTACAGCTATACTTTTCGCTTCTTTTTTTATTAGTGAATGCTTTTAATTCTGTTAAACATATTATTATATGATTCGTTTTACTCTTCCTCCTCCGTATTTTTCAGTTTCATCAAAAGCGTGTAGGCATTTTTGGTCACGATCTTTTTATTTTTAAAATCATCAAAATTGAGAATCTGAACAAAACCGTTTTCCGTTTCTCCTAAAGTAACCGGCGTTAACCGATAGGTCTGTTTTTTCACCTCAACAAAAACAAAGTCTTTGCCTTCAAAATTCACGATGCTTTCCTCCGGAACCGCATTGGAAAAAGAGGTGTTGGTTTCAATTTCGGCATTCATATACATTCCCGGAACCAAGGTTTGATCGTATTTGTCGAAATGACAGTGAACTTCTGCCAGACCGCCCTGACTGATATCCTTGCTGATCAAAAGAATTTCGCCATAATATTTTTTGCTTGGATCAGCATTAGTGTACGCTGCAAAACGCTGTCCTTTTTTCAGGTTTTCCAGATCTTTTTCGTACACTTTAAGATTCAGGTGGATATCATCCGGATTGATGAGCTCAAAAAGTACATCCGAAGGATTTACATATTTCCCGATATTCACATTCACTTTGCTTACAAAACCATTGATGGAGCTGTACACCGGAACACTCTTCGTAATGCTTCCCGATTTTAAAGATTCAGGATTTATATTAATGAGTCTGAGCTGTTGTGCCAATGAAT comes from the Chryseobacterium nepalense genome and includes:
- a CDS encoding FdhF/YdeP family oxidoreductase, translated to MENKDLFSKKEESSKTPSAESPYQLADLKIKSPKNWAAGVPAVIHSIDQLVLNASVLRGGRALFSMNQFNGFDCPSCAWPDPDDERSKLGEYCENGAKALAEEATSKKIGAGFFKENSVYDLAKMTDFEISQLGRIAEPMYLPQGGTHYQPISWNDAFAKISEKLNALDSPDEAIFYTSGRTSNEATWVYQLFAREFGTNNFPDCSNMCHETSGYALSRSIGIGKGTVKLEDFYDTDLIIIIGQNPGTNSPRMLSALTKGKKNGAKIIGINPLPEAGLKGFKDPQNVRALLNKPFELSDLHLPVKINGDMALLKALQILVLEEETKNPGKVLDHDFITNKTAGFEVLTEELKRYDINFLSEQCGIAVENLKEAAHMIASKKRIIICWGMGITQQHNGVEMIYNIVNLLLMKGSIGIRGGGVCPVRGHSNVQGNRTLLINHHPTKEQLDKLQEYYGFNVPRKGGYDVVNALKAMHEGKVKFMFCMGGNFLSAAPDTAFTAEAMRNLEMSVMVSIKLNRNHLIHGKEALILPVISRSEKDIVNGKIQHVSTENSMGVIQASKGVLDPVSEHLINETHVACRMAKAVLGDRSVVDWDKFINSYDAIRHDVEQCIPGFENYNERVVQKGGFYLPNAARDGIFNSEFFPGKAAFNITSVPDNLLDEDEYLMGTTRTHDQFNTVVYGLNDRYRGIFNERRVVMMNEKDIEKAGLKEGDHVDLFNYDDGKERIAPLFIVVKYPIPQKSTMTYFPETNVLVSINNVVNGANMPASKYVRIKIKKHNPDIFKKIDEHIIAAAGTGIE
- a CDS encoding DUF7009 family protein yields the protein MKIRIKDHSVRYRLTQSEVAELGKSGKISNTTAFINRSFVYAIEKTEDSELSTVFIENKIILKMPETMIDEWISTDRVGFEGQSGLVKILVEKDFVCIDNTLEDQSDNYPNPNIKC
- the fdhD gene encoding formate dehydrogenase accessory sulfurtransferase FdhD, whose product is MKAHLLSGTSVKQIEIVKVKDSTCLRYTDDVSVEEPLEIRIIYYLSGKKESKNISVTMRTPGNDPELAVGFLFTEGIITGNEQIKTICYPENACSKNSENSIIVELNESFVPELMKVERNFYTTSSCGVCGKASIESIKTVSIFKEHKKENTEVSLEILYQLSEKLQSFQNNFSITGSIHAAGIFDLEGNLLALREDVGRHNALDKLIGYALSANLLPLGNKILLLSGRASFELIQKAAMAGITTVAAIGAPSSLAIELAKEFDMTLLGFLRNNRFNIYHCGSHFKIENLL
- a CDS encoding efflux RND transporter periplasmic adaptor subunit; its protein translation is MKSISIYTLLISFFVFIQCKKEEAPKQEKSLQKNENVVTLTDAQLKNAPIVTTTLSLQNIASTLKLNGMIDVPPQNLVSVSIPLGGYLKSSNLLPGMPVSRGQVIAVIENPQFIQLQQDYLMARSKAHFAELDYNRQKTLNQSQASSDKAMQLAQSEMNSQRILMNSLAQQLRLININPESLKSGSITKSVPVYSSINGFVSKVNVNIGKYVNPSDVLFELINPDDIHLNLKVYEKDLENLKKGQRFAAYTNADPSKKYYGEILLISKDISQGGLAEVHCHFDKYDQTLVPGMYMNAEIETNTSFSNAVPEESIVNFEGKDFVFVEVKKQTYRLTPVTLGETENGFVQILNFDDFKNKKIVTKNAYTLLMKLKNTEEEE